In Chloroflexota bacterium, a single genomic region encodes these proteins:
- the ftsZ gene encoding cell division protein FtsZ has product MVEAPFATAAKGFTEVKIVGVGGGGGNAVNRMVEAGVPGVEFIAVNTDAQALANSSALRKILLGGRSGRGLGAGGKPEEGLKAAQLTQHEIVDALEGADMVFVTAGMGGGTGTGASPVVAEAARAVGALTVGVVTLPFGFEGNRRLKNAMQGIEELRTNVDALVVIPNDRLLKMADNQMTVVDAFRLADDVLRQGVQGISDLVTQTGLINLDFADVKAVMGNAGTALMAMGEAVGEERGAEAARAAITSSLLETSIEGATGVLINVTGGADLTLHEVTEAANVISEVVDPSANIIFGAVIHPRYQKELRVTVIATGLRTGPSERGLRRVEPSREAAPRDRERLARRETLELPYEDARPRRESRRDDERAAPPDDARTSWRRRPSGSPLDDDDDIDLPSFLRRRR; this is encoded by the coding sequence ATCGTCGAGGCGCCGTTCGCGACGGCCGCCAAGGGCTTCACCGAGGTCAAGATCGTCGGCGTCGGCGGCGGCGGCGGGAACGCCGTCAACCGCATGGTCGAAGCTGGCGTGCCAGGCGTCGAGTTTATCGCGGTCAACACCGACGCGCAGGCGCTTGCGAACTCCAGCGCGCTCCGCAAAATCCTGCTCGGCGGCCGGTCCGGGCGCGGCCTGGGTGCGGGCGGCAAGCCCGAGGAGGGCCTGAAAGCCGCGCAGCTGACGCAGCACGAGATCGTGGACGCACTCGAAGGGGCGGACATGGTGTTCGTGACGGCGGGGATGGGCGGCGGCACCGGCACCGGTGCGTCGCCGGTCGTGGCCGAGGCGGCACGGGCGGTCGGCGCGCTCACCGTTGGCGTGGTCACCCTGCCGTTCGGGTTCGAGGGCAATCGCCGTCTCAAGAACGCAATGCAGGGCATTGAGGAACTGCGCACCAACGTCGATGCGCTGGTGGTCATCCCGAACGACCGTCTCCTCAAGATGGCCGACAACCAGATGACCGTCGTGGATGCCTTCAGGCTGGCGGATGACGTGCTGCGGCAGGGCGTCCAGGGCATCTCCGACCTTGTGACCCAGACCGGCCTGATCAACCTCGACTTCGCCGACGTCAAGGCCGTGATGGGCAACGCTGGCACCGCGCTGATGGCGATGGGTGAGGCCGTGGGCGAGGAGCGCGGGGCCGAGGCGGCACGCGCGGCCATCACCAGTTCGCTGCTGGAGACGTCGATTGAGGGCGCGACCGGCGTCCTGATCAACGTCACCGGCGGGGCTGACCTGACGCTGCACGAGGTCACCGAGGCCGCGAACGTCATCTCCGAGGTCGTGGACCCGAGCGCGAACATCATTTTCGGCGCGGTCATCCACCCGCGCTACCAGAAGGAGCTGCGCGTCACCGTCATCGCGACGGGGCTGCGGACCGGCCCGTCCGAGCGTGGTCTGCGTCGGGTCGAGCCATCGCGTGAGGCTGCGCCACGCGACCGCGAGCGACTGGCCCGCCGCGAGACGCTGGAGCTTCCCTACGAGGATGCTCGCCCGCGCCGCGAGTCCCGGCGCGACGATGAGCGCGCCGCGCCCCCGGACGACGCGCGCACCTCGTGGCGGCGACGGCCGAGCGGCTCCCCGCTGGACGACGACGACGATATCGACCTGCCGTCGTTCCTGAGGCGGCGGCGCTAG
- a CDS encoding acetate--CoA ligase family protein encodes MQSVHSSVTAVERLIRPRSVAIVGASSDPSRTTGRPLRYLLKHRYGGTIYPVNPRAAEIEGIRCYPNIAALPEPPDMALVLVAPELVEDAVRQLAALGTPAAIVLAGGYAEADEAGRQRQAELKVAAGPMRLLGPNTIGLVNVTDNTALTPSVALELAPLAPGSVGLVSQSGGILGSVLSRAEARGIGFSRLVSTGNEADLQVEDIVEFLLDDDATRVIALYLEGLRDVPRFRRLAQRAWEIGKPLVAFKVGRSEAGARSASSHTGAMAGSDRVYDAMFSQHGILRAATFADLIDVAGALATERRPRGNRLAVLTSTGGAGVLVADACGVVGFESPPPDAGTVARLVELLPGEAAMAERNPVDVTLAGLRSDLFKSAIAALLASPTYDALVTIVGSSGIAQPELAAGPVLDCLRETDKPILVYVSPYAPNIIQYLNRHGVPAFDTPEGCAAALAALRHGTAGTPVPGADTTIPHQGNRATPSDMLAGLTAGPLNEAEAKALFRAAGIPSVRERIARTPDEAEAAARDLAGPGGSVVLKVLSRDLAHKTEAGGVRVGVPVADVAAEATDLLVTVRERQPRARTDGVLVQEQILGGVELILGFTRDPQIGPAILVGAGGVAAELYGDTVVRLPPISGPEARQMVARLTCYPLLTGYRGRHVADVRALAQAVVAFSELVESLGNRLVEAEINPLFVLPEGQGVLAADGLAVLAPA; translated from the coding sequence ATGCAGTCTGTCCACTCCAGCGTCACAGCCGTCGAGCGGCTGATCCGGCCGCGCTCCGTGGCCATCGTCGGCGCATCCTCAGACCCATCCCGTACGACGGGCCGGCCCCTTCGCTACCTCCTGAAGCACCGCTACGGCGGGACGATCTACCCGGTGAACCCGCGCGCCGCCGAGATCGAGGGCATCCGCTGCTACCCCAACATCGCGGCGCTGCCGGAGCCGCCTGACATGGCCCTGGTGCTGGTCGCCCCCGAGCTGGTGGAAGATGCCGTCAGACAGCTTGCCGCGCTGGGGACGCCAGCCGCCATCGTGCTGGCGGGCGGCTACGCCGAGGCCGACGAGGCCGGCCGTCAGCGGCAAGCCGAGCTGAAGGTCGCCGCCGGGCCGATGCGCCTGCTCGGCCCGAACACCATCGGGCTGGTCAACGTCACCGACAACACGGCGCTGACGCCGAGCGTCGCCCTGGAGCTGGCGCCGCTGGCGCCGGGGAGCGTCGGGCTGGTGTCCCAGAGCGGCGGCATTCTCGGGTCGGTCCTCTCGCGGGCCGAGGCGCGCGGCATCGGATTCTCGCGGCTGGTCAGCACCGGCAACGAGGCCGACCTCCAGGTTGAGGACATCGTCGAGTTCCTGCTGGACGACGACGCCACGCGGGTGATCGCGCTGTACCTTGAGGGGCTGCGCGACGTGCCCCGTTTCCGGCGACTCGCCCAGCGGGCCTGGGAGATCGGCAAGCCGCTTGTCGCGTTCAAGGTCGGGCGCTCGGAGGCCGGCGCCCGCTCAGCCTCGTCGCATACGGGAGCCATGGCCGGCTCGGACCGGGTCTACGATGCGATGTTCTCGCAGCACGGCATCCTGCGCGCGGCCACATTCGCCGACCTGATCGACGTGGCCGGCGCGCTGGCGACCGAGCGTCGTCCGCGTGGCAACCGGCTGGCCGTGCTCACGTCAACCGGCGGCGCCGGTGTGCTGGTCGCCGACGCCTGTGGGGTGGTCGGGTTCGAGTCGCCGCCGCCCGACGCCGGGACCGTCGCGCGGCTGGTGGAGCTGCTGCCGGGCGAGGCCGCCATGGCCGAGCGCAACCCGGTCGACGTGACGCTGGCCGGCCTTCGGTCAGACCTGTTCAAGTCGGCCATCGCGGCGCTGCTCGCCAGCCCGACCTATGACGCCCTGGTCACTATTGTCGGATCGTCGGGCATCGCGCAGCCGGAGCTGGCGGCCGGCCCGGTCCTCGACTGCCTCCGCGAGACTGACAAGCCGATCCTCGTCTACGTCAGTCCGTACGCGCCGAACATCATCCAGTACCTGAATCGTCACGGCGTCCCGGCGTTCGACACGCCCGAGGGCTGCGCGGCGGCACTGGCGGCGTTGCGGCACGGGACCGCCGGCACGCCTGTGCCTGGCGCTGACACGACGATCCCACACCAGGGCAACCGCGCGACGCCGTCTGACATGCTCGCTGGACTGACGGCGGGACCGCTCAACGAGGCCGAGGCGAAGGCGCTGTTCCGCGCGGCCGGCATCCCGAGTGTCCGCGAGCGGATCGCCCGCACGCCCGACGAGGCCGAGGCGGCGGCCCGCGATCTGGCCGGCCCGGGCGGAAGCGTCGTGCTCAAGGTGCTGTCACGCGACCTGGCCCACAAGACAGAGGCCGGCGGTGTCAGGGTCGGAGTGCCTGTGGCGGACGTTGCCGCCGAGGCCACCGACCTGCTCGTCACCGTCCGCGAGCGCCAGCCGCGCGCCCGCACCGACGGCGTCCTGGTGCAGGAACAAATCCTGGGCGGCGTCGAGCTGATCCTGGGCTTCACCCGCGATCCGCAGATCGGCCCGGCCATCCTGGTCGGGGCGGGGGGCGTCGCCGCCGAGCTGTACGGCGACACCGTCGTGCGGCTGCCGCCGATCTCCGGGCCCGAGGCCCGTCAGATGGTCGCGCGGCTGACCTGCTATCCGCTGCTGACCGGCTATCGTGGACGTCACGTGGCGGACGTGCGTGCGCTGGCGCAGGCCGTCGTGGCGTTCTCGGAGCTTGTCGAGTCGCTTGGGAATCGGCTCGTGGAAGCCGAGATCAACCCGCTGTTCGTGCTGCCGGAAGGGCAGGGCGTTCTGGCAGCGGACGGACTGGCCGTCCTGGCACCGGCGTAG
- a CDS encoding LacI family DNA-binding transcriptional regulator, producing the protein MTALSPRRSDAGGSTRLVDVAQLAGVSLKTASRVINGASAVSDAVRERVQTAARQLNYVPNLPARRLSSGRTNVFAFVAAELNSGYAARVVNSFVVSAEEAGYRTMLFNSHRDTERDLSIVASLVHGHEVDGLVFFRSAADEPALEAAASQVPIVLIDPHRVQPRNVAHVVVDNDAGVRVAVEHLARLGHRRIGHLTYHREASLWIDLRGAAYHAAMAELGLPVADDLVIWADHREDLGRAALARFQQPDPPTALFAVSDYAGVSAINALEGAGIRVPADVSIVGFDDGPLAEACRPALTAVRQPMALLAETAVTLLARMVEGRPSDVRTVLPVQLIERASTAAQRTGAHQHVTFIRGDAAAE; encoded by the coding sequence ATGACAGCGCTGTCGCCGCGCAGGTCTGACGCGGGCGGCTCGACCCGTCTCGTCGATGTCGCGCAGCTCGCGGGCGTCTCCTTGAAGACGGCTTCCCGCGTCATCAATGGCGCGTCTGCCGTCAGCGACGCCGTCCGCGAGCGGGTTCAGACCGCCGCTCGACAGCTCAACTACGTGCCCAACCTGCCGGCCCGGCGGCTCTCCAGTGGCCGGACGAACGTCTTCGCGTTTGTCGCAGCAGAGCTGAACTCCGGCTACGCGGCGCGGGTGGTCAACAGCTTCGTGGTCAGCGCCGAAGAGGCCGGCTACCGCACCATGCTGTTCAACAGCCACCGCGACACCGAGCGCGACCTGAGCATCGTCGCCTCGCTGGTCCACGGTCACGAGGTTGACGGGCTGGTGTTCTTCCGTTCGGCGGCCGACGAGCCGGCCCTGGAGGCAGCGGCCAGCCAGGTGCCGATTGTCCTGATCGACCCGCACCGGGTCCAGCCTCGGAACGTGGCGCACGTGGTGGTGGACAACGACGCTGGCGTGCGCGTGGCGGTCGAGCACCTCGCGCGCCTCGGCCATCGCCGCATCGGCCATCTCACCTACCACCGTGAGGCCTCGTTGTGGATCGACCTGCGGGGCGCGGCCTACCACGCGGCAATGGCCGAGCTGGGCCTGCCCGTCGCCGACGATCTCGTGATCTGGGCGGACCATCGCGAGGATCTGGGGCGGGCCGCCCTGGCGCGGTTCCAGCAGCCCGATCCGCCGACGGCCCTGTTCGCCGTCTCGGACTACGCCGGCGTCTCGGCCATCAACGCGCTGGAGGGCGCTGGCATTCGCGTGCCGGCTGATGTCTCCATCGTCGGGTTCGACGATGGCCCGTTGGCTGAAGCGTGCCGGCCGGCCTTGACCGCCGTGCGCCAGCCCATGGCACTTCTTGCAGAGACGGCAGTCACGCTGCTGGCGCGCATGGTCGAAGGGAGACCCTCGGACGTCCGCACCGTCCTGCCCGTCCAGCTCATCGAGCGTGCGTCAACAGCAGCTCAGCGCACCGGTGCGCATCAGCACGTCACCTTCATCAGGGGCGATGCAGCAGCGGAGTAG
- a CDS encoding enoyl-CoA hydratase/isomerase family protein produces MSAEPRVLLSVANGIALATLNRPDVLNAFDDQMRTELSEVVERVGSDDSIRALILTGAGRGFSAGGDIRGMQARLEQPTGRVADLGWRRQRRIHHMVMQLHGLEKVTIAAVNGPAAGLGADLALCCDFIVAAPEASFVMSFILRGLIPDGGGMYFLPRRVGLSKAKELIFTGRKVSAEEAVSIGMADRLAAPDQLLDEATAWADELTLHSSTALALAKSILDQSFEHSLETVLSAGAQAQAIGYTTEFHRSSVEAFLLRSAERARSRPQE; encoded by the coding sequence ATGAGCGCTGAACCGCGCGTCCTCCTGAGCGTCGCCAACGGCATCGCCCTGGCGACCTTGAACCGCCCCGATGTGCTCAATGCCTTCGACGACCAGATGCGAACCGAGCTGTCCGAGGTTGTCGAGCGCGTCGGATCAGACGATTCGATCCGGGCGCTGATCCTGACCGGCGCCGGTCGGGGCTTCAGCGCCGGCGGCGACATTCGCGGCATGCAGGCGCGCCTGGAGCAGCCGACTGGCCGCGTGGCTGACCTGGGCTGGCGGCGACAGCGGCGCATCCATCATATGGTGATGCAGCTGCACGGCCTGGAGAAGGTGACCATCGCGGCGGTCAACGGTCCGGCAGCCGGGCTCGGCGCGGACCTGGCGCTCTGCTGCGACTTCATCGTCGCCGCGCCCGAAGCGAGCTTCGTCATGAGCTTCATTCTGCGCGGCCTGATCCCGGACGGCGGCGGGATGTACTTCCTGCCGCGCCGCGTCGGCCTCTCGAAGGCGAAGGAGCTGATCTTTACAGGGCGCAAAGTCTCGGCCGAAGAAGCGGTCAGCATCGGGATGGCCGACCGGTTGGCCGCGCCGGACCAGTTGCTGGACGAGGCCACCGCCTGGGCCGACGAGCTGACGCTGCACTCCAGCACGGCCCTGGCGCTGGCGAAGTCGATCCTCGATCAGAGCTTCGAGCACTCGCTGGAGACGGTGCTCTCGGCCGGCGCGCAGGCTCAGGCCATCGGCTACACCACCGAGTTCCACCGCTCCTCGGTCGAGGCGTTCCTGCTGCGGTCAGCCGAGCGGGCACGCTCCCGGCCCCAGGAGTGA
- a CDS encoding zinc-binding dehydrogenase — protein MLAAIQTGVRTIEMRDVPEPQPDDTYGIVRVRRVGICGSDLHPYHGRAEPQSLPAGHEVCGEVVSLPPSYQGPARVGDLVAVDSILGMACGACSFCATGQAFHCPERHTAVSPGGGFAEYFKRRPQSFFPLPPGLTAQHGALAEPLAVGVHGVRWPRMQRGDTVVVIGAGTIGLMTLVAAKALGASRVYITARHAHQAAMATALGATAVLPESTENALEQIRTLTDGVGADLVVETVGGHADTLSTAWELVRPQGKVAVVGVFPDRLPVDLLRPLQKEVWVTFPICYGVVDGRHDYEVALELMATAKAPVEQMVTRTFPLAEAPAAFKMAADKGTGAVKIHLTNE, from the coding sequence ATGCTCGCCGCCATTCAGACCGGCGTCCGCACCATCGAGATGCGCGACGTTCCCGAGCCACAGCCGGACGACACCTACGGCATCGTCCGCGTGCGTCGCGTCGGCATCTGCGGCTCGGACCTGCACCCGTATCACGGGCGCGCCGAGCCGCAGTCGTTGCCGGCCGGCCATGAAGTCTGCGGCGAGGTCGTCAGCTTGCCGCCGAGCTACCAGGGGCCGGCCCGCGTCGGCGATCTGGTGGCCGTCGATTCGATTCTCGGCATGGCCTGCGGCGCGTGCAGTTTCTGCGCCACGGGGCAGGCGTTTCACTGCCCAGAGCGGCACACCGCCGTGTCGCCGGGCGGCGGGTTCGCGGAGTACTTCAAGCGCCGGCCGCAGAGCTTCTTTCCGCTGCCTCCCGGCCTGACGGCGCAGCATGGGGCGCTGGCCGAGCCGCTGGCGGTGGGCGTCCATGGCGTCCGCTGGCCCCGCATGCAACGGGGCGACACGGTGGTGGTCATCGGGGCGGGGACCATCGGGCTGATGACGCTGGTGGCGGCGAAGGCGCTCGGCGCGAGCCGCGTCTACATCACCGCGCGCCACGCCCACCAGGCCGCGATGGCGACGGCCCTCGGCGCGACGGCCGTCCTGCCCGAGTCCACGGAGAACGCGCTCGAACAGATCAGGACATTGACAGACGGCGTCGGCGCGGATCTGGTGGTCGAGACGGTGGGCGGCCACGCCGACACCCTCTCGACGGCCTGGGAGCTGGTCCGGCCGCAGGGCAAGGTGGCCGTCGTTGGCGTCTTCCCGGACCGGCTGCCGGTCGATCTGCTCAGGCCGCTCCAGAAGGAGGTCTGGGTCACGTTCCCGATCTGCTACGGCGTCGTCGACGGCCGCCACGACTACGAGGTGGCGCTGGAGCTGATGGCGACCGCCAAGGCCCCGGTCGAGCAGATGGTGACCCGCACCTTCCCGCTGGCCGAGGCCCCCGCCGCCTTCAAGATGGCAGCGGACAAGGGCACGGGCGCGGTCAAGATCCACCTCACCAACGAGTGA
- a CDS encoding Gfo/Idh/MocA family oxidoreductase has product MALRIAIIGAGQVANVHLQAIGGTTAVEVVGIFDMDQARAQEKASAHGIGKVYGTWQELLGDPAVECVAVLLPHDLHEQYTVEALQAGKHVVCEKPLGQSIGEMDRMLAAADTAGKTLLPVHNRVYSHAVEKLHEVVSSGAIGEVILAQTTGFEGPRTVGVRPWLATKRGGGGVLIAQAVHPAYVLRWLLGDVARVSCLFGDLKVVDMTAEDTAIATLKFASGVVAEMTATFGIAHGPFEHSIVLHGREGYAALGVGPGTSGQRFGLNVISPKLFGDTEIHNVEIPTPDVSATSFMRMWEDYSRGLTQGTPTRVTGQDGKKAVEVILAAYKSNAESGVVSLPLAE; this is encoded by the coding sequence ATGGCGCTACGCATCGCGATCATCGGCGCAGGGCAGGTGGCGAATGTCCATCTCCAAGCGATCGGCGGCACCACGGCTGTCGAGGTCGTGGGCATCTTCGACATGGATCAGGCCCGCGCGCAGGAGAAGGCGTCCGCGCACGGCATCGGCAAGGTGTACGGGACGTGGCAGGAGCTGCTGGGCGATCCGGCCGTCGAGTGCGTGGCCGTGCTGCTGCCGCACGACCTTCACGAGCAGTACACGGTCGAGGCGCTCCAGGCCGGCAAGCACGTCGTCTGCGAGAAGCCGCTGGGGCAGAGCATCGGCGAGATGGACCGCATGCTGGCGGCAGCGGACACGGCCGGCAAGACGCTGCTGCCCGTCCACAACCGGGTCTACTCGCATGCCGTCGAGAAGCTGCACGAGGTCGTCTCCAGCGGGGCGATTGGCGAGGTGATCCTGGCCCAGACAACCGGGTTCGAGGGGCCGAGGACGGTCGGCGTGCGCCCGTGGCTGGCGACGAAGCGCGGCGGCGGGGGCGTGCTGATCGCGCAGGCAGTGCACCCGGCGTACGTGCTGCGCTGGCTGCTCGGCGACGTCGCCCGGGTCTCCTGCCTGTTCGGCGACCTGAAAGTCGTGGATATGACGGCCGAGGATACGGCCATCGCGACGCTCAAGTTCGCCAGCGGCGTGGTCGCGGAGATGACAGCGACGTTCGGTATCGCGCATGGGCCGTTCGAGCACAGCATCGTGCTGCACGGGCGCGAGGGGTACGCGGCGCTCGGTGTGGGGCCAGGGACCAGCGGACAGCGGTTCGGGCTGAACGTCATCTCGCCGAAACTGTTCGGCGACACCGAGATCCACAACGTCGAGATCCCGACGCCCGACGTCTCGGCAACCTCGTTCATGCGGATGTGGGAGGACTACTCGCGGGGCCTGACCCAGGGGACGCCGACGCGGGTCACCGGCCAGGACGGCAAGAAGGCCGTCGAGGTGATCCTGGCAGCCTACAAGTCGAACGCCGAGAGCGGCGTCGTCAGCCTGCCGCTGGCAGAGTAG
- a CDS encoding extracellular solute-binding protein: protein MDTRNVSRRRLLRGLGAGASIALLAPVLAACGQSSGSAPAAPAKTDEKPAAPAAKPAEQKPAETKPAEQKPAAAATAAIPVITAGKGDQQIVVWSGQITFNDMNTPNGKWATWVRDTFAQRNPKYTLKVEDHGWDQPLRTSLLTAIAGGTVPEVTTGEAFVHEFASLGALQAVPDVNPKDFSYGTIAGSLYQDKLWGLPIYTSAFALETNVRVAKKAGLDPTQAPKTWDELVANSTKAFEAGKGEYIGYNLYGPAPNRVYGTVLRTIPWINQTGKPLGDDDGTKGFFNAPEHVAAYEFSRKLFKTADPGNTFSGDEGKLYAYNWQDKGMYQIAQMSLAQSAKDAGAETVYHPLPRKDPNVSGNVVLANVVFSPLAKAKNSEGAIAFVKFMAEKETQQQLGEILGFRLPARLDLLTDPNLEKLAGYTRFGPQIVRTYADILAKEDVKPVPPYSKNPDKIWIAWGDMFGKVLEKADPIQPMLDDLQKEVERLLR, encoded by the coding sequence ATGGACACACGGAACGTGTCGCGTCGTCGGTTGCTGCGCGGGCTGGGCGCTGGCGCCAGCATCGCGTTGCTCGCGCCGGTGCTGGCTGCCTGCGGGCAGTCGTCGGGATCGGCGCCGGCCGCGCCAGCCAAGACAGACGAGAAGCCGGCGGCCCCGGCTGCGAAGCCGGCCGAGCAGAAGCCGGCCGAGACCAAGCCCGCCGAGCAGAAGCCGGCCGCTGCCGCCACGGCGGCCATCCCGGTCATCACGGCCGGCAAGGGCGACCAGCAGATCGTCGTCTGGTCCGGTCAGATCACGTTCAACGACATGAACACGCCCAACGGCAAGTGGGCGACCTGGGTCCGCGACACGTTCGCGCAGCGGAACCCGAAGTACACGCTGAAGGTCGAAGATCACGGCTGGGACCAGCCGCTGCGGACCAGCCTCCTGACGGCCATCGCCGGCGGCACCGTGCCTGAGGTCACGACCGGCGAGGCGTTCGTCCACGAGTTTGCCTCGCTCGGCGCGTTGCAGGCGGTGCCGGACGTGAACCCGAAGGACTTCTCCTACGGGACCATCGCCGGCTCGCTGTACCAGGACAAGCTCTGGGGCCTGCCGATCTACACTTCGGCCTTCGCGCTGGAGACGAACGTCCGGGTCGCCAAGAAGGCCGGCCTCGATCCGACCCAGGCCCCGAAAACCTGGGACGAGCTGGTCGCGAACTCCACCAAGGCGTTCGAGGCGGGCAAGGGTGAGTACATCGGCTACAACCTGTACGGCCCCGCGCCGAACCGCGTCTACGGCACCGTGCTGCGGACGATCCCCTGGATCAACCAGACCGGCAAGCCGCTCGGCGACGACGACGGCACCAAGGGCTTCTTCAACGCGCCGGAGCACGTCGCGGCCTACGAGTTCAGCCGCAAGCTGTTCAAGACGGCGGACCCGGGCAACACGTTCTCGGGCGACGAGGGCAAGCTCTACGCCTACAACTGGCAGGACAAGGGCATGTACCAGATCGCCCAGATGTCGCTGGCCCAGAGCGCGAAGGACGCTGGCGCGGAGACGGTCTACCATCCGCTGCCGCGCAAGGATCCGAACGTCAGCGGCAACGTGGTGCTGGCGAACGTCGTTTTCTCGCCGCTGGCGAAGGCCAAGAACAGCGAGGGCGCTATCGCCTTCGTCAAGTTCATGGCCGAGAAGGAGACCCAGCAGCAGCTCGGCGAGATCCTGGGCTTCCGCCTGCCGGCCCGCCTCGACCTGCTCACCGATCCGAACCTCGAAAAGCTGGCTGGCTATACCCGATTCGGCCCGCAGATCGTCCGCACCTACGCCGACATCCTGGCGAAGGAGGACGTGAAGCCGGTGCCGCCGTACTCCAAGAACCCCGACAAGATCTGGATCGCCTGGGGCGACATGTTCGGCAAGGTTCTGGAGAAGGCCGACCCGATCCAGCCGATGCTGGACGACCTCCAGAAGGAAGTCGAACGGCTCCTGCGGTAG
- the ftsH gene encoding ATP-dependent zinc metalloprotease FtsH, whose product MPSRSNGRSGERARPPGPEQSRRNTGSDQGGGRSFPPKLSWPWVLLLIFLAVNYFVAPIVVPDGSDRVTIPYTTFRDQIKAGNVAEITTRGEAIQGTAREPITWPAAGENQKTSTKFDTRIPSFPDPSLEQLLTQQGVVINARPPDEGRGWLLTLLLSFGPGLLFFGLLMWMFSRAQRNQGGVFSIGRSKAKRYAAAEGVPRITFADVAGIDEAENELVEIVDFLKNPDKYQRLGGSIPKGVLLVGSPGTGKTLLAKAVAGEANVPFFSMSGSEFIEMIVGVGASRVRDLFENAKKEAPAIIFVDELDAIGRKRGGMGSVGSHEEREQTLNQLLVEMDGFDARQAVIVLAATNRPDVLDPALLRPGRFDRRVVVQRPDKVGREKILRVHTRGVPIAPDVDLAEISMATPGLVGADLRNLVNEAALLAARRDRNHVTRQDFFDAMEKIILGPERAMVMNPEDRRRVAYHESGHALVGLINPEADPVQRVTIVPRGQALGVTYSRPSDDIVNYTEPYLRARIQVALGGRIAEELIFNVSSTGAENDIKQATNLARQMVIRWGMSPKVGLVALAGDDGNEFLGGSMGFGREHGEAMASVVDQETRRIIDENYVLARALVEREKDRLVALAEALLQNESLDHDEILRVTNLPPKSHSGRIDPTQIVKEPVAT is encoded by the coding sequence CTGCCGTCGCGGTCGAACGGGCGATCCGGCGAGCGCGCTCGACCACCCGGGCCTGAGCAGTCACGTCGTAACACCGGCAGCGACCAGGGCGGCGGTCGCAGCTTCCCGCCGAAGCTGAGCTGGCCGTGGGTGCTCCTGCTGATCTTCCTGGCCGTCAACTACTTCGTCGCGCCCATCGTCGTTCCTGACGGCAGCGACCGCGTGACGATTCCGTACACGACGTTCCGTGACCAGATCAAGGCCGGCAACGTCGCCGAGATCACGACGCGCGGCGAGGCGATCCAGGGCACGGCACGCGAGCCGATCACGTGGCCGGCGGCTGGTGAGAACCAGAAGACCTCCACCAAGTTCGACACCCGCATCCCGTCGTTCCCGGACCCGTCGCTCGAGCAACTGCTGACCCAGCAGGGCGTCGTCATCAACGCCCGCCCGCCCGACGAGGGGCGCGGCTGGCTGCTGACGCTGCTGCTCAGCTTCGGCCCGGGTCTGCTCTTCTTCGGCCTGCTGATGTGGATGTTCAGCCGGGCGCAGCGAAACCAGGGCGGCGTCTTCAGCATCGGGCGCAGCAAGGCGAAGCGCTACGCCGCCGCCGAGGGCGTGCCACGCATCACCTTCGCGGACGTGGCCGGCATCGACGAGGCCGAGAACGAGCTGGTCGAGATCGTCGATTTCCTCAAGAACCCGGACAAGTACCAGCGGCTCGGCGGCAGCATCCCGAAGGGCGTGCTGCTGGTCGGCTCGCCGGGCACGGGCAAGACGCTCCTGGCGAAGGCCGTGGCCGGCGAGGCCAACGTGCCGTTCTTCTCGATGAGCGGCTCCGAGTTCATCGAGATGATCGTCGGCGTGGGCGCGTCTCGTGTGCGTGACCTCTTCGAGAACGCGAAGAAGGAGGCCCCGGCCATCATCTTCGTGGACGAGCTTGACGCCATCGGGCGGAAGCGCGGCGGCATGGGCTCGGTGGGCAGCCACGAGGAGCGCGAGCAGACGCTGAACCAGCTCCTGGTCGAGATGGACGGCTTCGACGCCCGACAGGCGGTCATCGTGCTGGCGGCCACCAACCGACCGGACGTGCTCGATCCCGCGCTGTTGCGCCCGGGCCGCTTCGACCGCCGGGTGGTGGTGCAGCGACCGGACAAGGTCGGCCGCGAGAAGATCCTTCGCGTCCACACTCGTGGCGTGCCGATCGCGCCCGACGTGGACCTGGCCGAGATCTCAATGGCGACGCCGGGCCTGGTCGGCGCGGACCTCCGCAACCTCGTGAATGAGGCGGCGCTGCTGGCCGCCCGCCGTGACCGCAACCACGTGACCCGGCAGGACTTCTTCGACGCGATGGAGAAGATCATCCTCGGACCCGAACGCGCGATGGTCATGAATCCGGAGGACCGCCGGCGGGTGGCCTACCACGAGTCGGGGCACGCGCTCGTCGGGCTGATCAACCCCGAGGCCGACCCGGTCCAGCGGGTGACCATCGTGCCGCGCGGGCAGGCGCTTGGGGTGACGTATTCGCGGCCATCCGACGACATCGTCAACTACACCGAGCCGTACCTGCGGGCACGGATTCAGGTGGCGCTCGGCGGGCGCATCGCCGAAGAGCTGATCTTCAACGTCTCGTCCACCGGCGCAGAAAACGACATCAAGCAGGCGACGAACCTCGCCCGCCAGATGGTCATTCGCTGGGGGATGAGTCCGAAGGTCGGGCTGGTGGCGCTGGCCGGCGACGACGGCAACGAGTTCCTGGGTGGCAGCATGGGCTTCGGCCGCGAGCATGGCGAGGCGATGGCCAGCGTGGTCGATCAGGAGACGCGCCGGATCATCGACGAGAACTACGTGCTGGCACGCGCCCTGGTCGAGCGGGAGAAGGATCGGCTGGTCGCGCTGGCCGAGGCGCTGCTCCAGAACGAGTCGCTCGACCATGACGAGATCCTGCGGGTGACGAACCTGCCGCCGAAGAGCCACAGCGGCCGGATCGACCCGACGCAGATCGTCAAGGAGCCGGTCGCGACCTGA